The Deltaproteobacteria bacterium CG11_big_fil_rev_8_21_14_0_20_42_23 genome includes a region encoding these proteins:
- the mviN gene encoding murein biosynthesis integral membrane protein MurJ, whose translation MNEENRQISRRTGVVSFFTLLSRILGLVRDAVLAFAFGASYVADAFYVAFRIPNLLRRFVAEGALTAAFVPLYTEYLKRSRSEAKAIANIVFTHLLLLLVVLVIVGIIFAPWLVKLIAWGFADDPQQFALTVFLTRLMFPYIFLISLVALAMGVLNSLKHFAAPAASPILLNLGIIFGAVGLKYFFELPVVAVAVGVLLGGVLQLALQIPVLMKEGMFPSFNFNFRDPGLKRLLFLMGPSAFGAAVYQVNVLFVTLLASFLPTGSVSYLWYADRVSEFPLGVFAIAVATASLPTLSAFAAEKNMEAFRNVLSYSLHLTFLIAIPASVGLLLLAHPVVQLLFQRGAFTPAMTEATALALMVFALKIPFVAAVRNVVPAFYALKDTKTPVVVAMVDVIVNLLCGLFLMKHFAHVGLSMALVISAIVNFLLLCALLRRKQIHRAPINYRGLTRICIASAAMAVVVGIMRMLLTGMFAAGKIQAMLALLLIIILAVFVYLTTTYFLHKEDFKSLIHMFGRKRRA comes from the coding sequence ATGAACGAAGAAAATCGGCAGATTAGCAGGCGTACGGGCGTGGTGAGTTTTTTCACCTTGCTTTCTCGTATTTTGGGTTTGGTGCGTGATGCGGTTTTGGCCTTTGCCTTTGGTGCCAGTTACGTTGCCGATGCCTTTTACGTTGCCTTTCGCATTCCCAATTTGCTTCGGCGTTTTGTGGCCGAGGGTGCGCTCACCGCAGCCTTTGTTCCACTTTATACCGAATACCTCAAGCGCTCACGCAGCGAAGCCAAAGCCATTGCCAATATTGTGTTTACGCATTTGTTGCTTCTTCTTGTTGTCTTAGTCATTGTGGGAATCATTTTTGCACCGTGGCTTGTAAAGCTTATTGCATGGGGATTTGCGGATGATCCCCAACAATTTGCCCTCACGGTTTTTCTGACGCGTTTAATGTTTCCGTATATTTTTCTGATTAGCTTAGTTGCACTTGCGATGGGAGTTTTAAATTCACTCAAACATTTTGCTGCGCCTGCAGCCTCGCCCATTTTGTTAAACCTTGGAATTATTTTTGGAGCCGTAGGCCTCAAGTATTTTTTTGAACTTCCCGTTGTTGCTGTTGCCGTGGGAGTATTGCTGGGTGGGGTTTTGCAGCTTGCCCTTCAAATTCCAGTTTTGATGAAGGAAGGCATGTTTCCTTCATTCAACTTCAACTTTCGCGATCCCGGCTTAAAGCGGCTTTTGTTTCTCATGGGCCCATCAGCTTTTGGTGCGGCAGTGTATCAAGTGAATGTACTGTTTGTCACCTTGCTCGCATCTTTTCTTCCCACCGGAAGCGTTTCATATTTGTGGTATGCAGACAGAGTTTCAGAATTTCCACTTGGCGTGTTTGCCATTGCGGTTGCAACGGCATCTCTGCCAACGCTTTCGGCGTTTGCAGCCGAAAAAAATATGGAAGCTTTTCGAAATGTGTTGAGCTATTCGCTTCATCTTACTTTTCTCATTGCCATTCCAGCTTCTGTTGGTTTGCTTCTGTTGGCGCATCCTGTTGTTCAACTTCTTTTTCAACGCGGAGCTTTTACACCAGCAATGACAGAGGCTACAGCTCTTGCCCTGATGGTGTTTGCACTCAAAATTCCTTTCGTGGCAGCAGTCAGAAATGTGGTGCCAGCTTTTTACGCTCTGAAGGATACAAAAACGCCAGTGGTTGTTGCGATGGTTGATGTCATCGTAAATTTGCTGTGCGGTCTTTTTTTGATGAAACACTTTGCACACGTAGGGCTTTCCATGGCGTTAGTTATTTCGGCAATCGTTAATTTCCTTTTGCTCTGTGCACTCCTTCGAAGAAAACAAATTCACCGTGCCCCCATTAACTACAGAGGCCTCACCCGCATTTGCATAGCCAGCGCAGCAATGGCGGTAGTGGTAGGGATAATGCGAATGCTATTAACAGGAATGTTTGCAGCCGGAAAAATACAAGCCATGCTGGCTCTGTTACTGATCATTATCCTTGCAGTGTTTGTCTACCTCACCACCACCTATTTCCTCCACAAAGAAGACTTCAAGTCCCTCATCCATATGTTTGGAAGAAAGCGTCGCGCGTAA